From a single Miscanthus floridulus cultivar M001 chromosome 8, ASM1932011v1, whole genome shotgun sequence genomic region:
- the LOC136475444 gene encoding sucrose transport protein SUT5-like, whose amino-acid sequence MDIDEVQHENQDDQPIMRENDLRIIATEPTSSDISSAITDDNEHLSWFPFIQYNTDWMGREILHGEPQGAGGKADLYDAGVREGAVGLLFCSIALGVTSFLIPKLCRKLTSRVVWSISNLMVFVLMTAMVVLGIVPMKGYRPSLASSLSAGPEHRFKSGALAIFALIGIPQAVLFSVPWAVVSEVAAEEGGGQGLTIGVLNIAIVLPQLVIALSAGPIDGAFNKGNTPALGIGGVFALICAVLALVLLPKTRGVSHAAIMAGGGH is encoded by the exons ATGGACATTGATGAG GTGCAGCATGAAAATCAAGATGACCAACCAATAATGAGAGAAAATGACTTGAGGATCATAGCAACAGAACCAACAAGTTCAGATATTTCATCAGCTATAACAGATGATAATGAGCAT CTCTCGTGGTTCCCGTTCATCCAGTACAACACGGACTGGATGGGGCGGGAGATCTTGCACGGCGAGCCGCAGGGCGCGGGCGGCAAGGCGGACCTGTACGACGCGGGCGTCCGCGAGGGCGCCgtgggcctcctcttctgctccATCGCGCTGGGCGTCACCTCCTTCCTCATCCCCAAGCTGTGCCGGAAGCTCACGTCCCGGGTCGTCTGGTCCATCAGCAACCTCATGGTGTTCGTCCTCATGACGGCCATGGTCGTCCTCGGCATCGTCCCCATGAAGGGCTACAGGCCCTCGCTCGCCAGCTCCCTCTCCGCCGGCCCCGAACATAGGTTCAAGAGCGGCGCACTCGCTATCTTCGCCCTCATCGGCATCCCTCAGGCC GTGCTGTTCAGTGTACCTTGGGCCGTTGTGTCTGAGGTTGCCGCTGAGGAGGGCGGTGGCCAAGGTCTCACCATTGGCGTCCTCAACATTGCCATCGTCCTTCCACAGCTGGTGATCGCGCTCAGCGCAGGCCCCATCGACGGCGCCTTCAACAAAGGGAACACCCCGGCCTTGGGCATCGGCGGCGTCTTCGCCCTCATTTGCGCGGTCCTGGCGCTCGTCCTTCTCCCAAAGACGAGAGGCGTGTCCCACGCCGCCATCATGGCCGGCGGCGGCCACTGA